From Vulcanisaeta thermophila, one genomic window encodes:
- a CDS encoding nucleotidyltransferase domain-containing protein: MEGIIRWREGLRRRALEVAREVSGRLRGTVFLVGSYARGDFMEDSDVDLLVVGEFSGPPHRRLLDVDLPGNVEVIALNVGEVREVVRRCYPLALDIALGIVLRDDLGIASELISNARRCVGGNG, translated from the coding sequence ATGGAGGGCATTATTAGGTGGAGGGAGGGGTTGAGGAGGAGGGCCCTGGAGGTTGCCCGTGAGGTTTCTGGGAGGTTGAGGGGCACGGTGTTCCTAGTGGGTTCCTACGCCAGGGGTGACTTCATGGAGGATAGTGACGTGGACCTGCTTGTGGTGGGTGAGTTCTCGGGCCCTCCCCATAGGAGGTTGCTTGATGTGGATTTACCTGGTAATGTGGAGGTTATTGCGTTAAACGTGGGTGAGGTTCGTGAGGTGGTTAGGAGGTGTTACCCACTGGCCCTTGACATAGCCCTTGGTATTGTGTTGAGGGATGACCTGGGAATAGCCAGTGAATTGATTAGTAATGCCAGGAGGTGCGTTGGTGGGAATGGTTAA
- a CDS encoding Mrp/NBP35 family ATP-binding protein, translating to MSTGQGGGKIKVSVQKAGPLDTGAIAEAMKGIKTKFAVMSGKGGVGKSFVTASLALGFAMRGYRVGILDADVYGPTIPKLLGIVGSNLYLTEDEKIMPAQGPFGIKVVSMDFLLPTEDTAVIWRGPMVDRAIKDFLGNVVWGELDALFIDLPPGTGDAPLTIAQSLTNEMTGSIIVTAPSDVSKRIVQKAIDFSRKVKIPIVGIIENMCCFYCPDNGKTYYIFGKLIGREMANEYGIPYLGMIPLDPRIGEANDAGEPFLMKYSTSETAKAILSIVDTIIAMYKDKLELKVQTAPRKPIRSLMKLPGEEEEEGDEDKH from the coding sequence ATGTCCACTGGACAGGGAGGTGGTAAGATTAAGGTTAGTGTTCAGAAGGCTGGTCCTCTGGATACTGGCGCCATTGCCGAGGCCATGAAGGGCATAAAGACCAAGTTCGCAGTAATGAGTGGTAAGGGCGGTGTGGGTAAGAGCTTCGTGACCGCAAGCCTAGCCCTGGGCTTCGCCATGAGGGGTTACAGGGTTGGCATACTGGATGCTGATGTTTACGGGCCCACAATACCTAAGCTCCTCGGCATTGTTGGTTCGAACCTGTACTTAACCGAGGATGAGAAGATAATGCCCGCCCAGGGACCCTTCGGCATTAAGGTGGTCTCCATGGACTTCCTACTACCCACTGAGGATACTGCCGTGATTTGGAGGGGGCCCATGGTTGACAGGGCCATTAAGGACTTCCTGGGTAACGTGGTTTGGGGCGAGTTGGACGCATTATTCATAGACCTACCACCGGGCACTGGTGATGCGCCATTGACCATTGCTCAATCCCTTACTAATGAGATGACTGGTAGCATAATAGTGACGGCACCCAGTGATGTATCCAAGAGGATTGTTCAGAAGGCCATTGACTTCTCGAGGAAGGTTAAGATACCCATTGTGGGGATAATTGAGAACATGTGCTGCTTCTACTGCCCAGACAATGGAAAGACGTATTACATATTCGGTAAACTCATAGGTAGGGAGATGGCGAATGAGTATGGGATTCCATACCTGGGCATGATACCACTGGACCCGAGGATTGGTGAGGCCAATGACGCTGGCGAGCCCTTCCTAATGAAGTACTCCACCTCGGAGACCGCCAAGGCAATATTGAGCATTGTGGATACCATAATAGCCATGTATAAGGATAAACTTGAGTTGAAGGTTCAAACCGCGCCCAGGAAGCCCATAAGGAGCTTGATGAAGCTCCCCGGTGAGGAGGAAGAGGAGGGTGATGAGGATAAGCATTAG
- a CDS encoding Sjogren's syndrome/scleroderma autoantigen 1 family protein: protein MTVSNRDLVAKKMAQLIRAGAVLTSYTCPVCGTPLLRLKTGEYYCANCDRPVVVVRSDAEEREVIIRYGLLDVRDTLYDRLVMINKELKETRDLEKMNDLLKSMLLILEAYDKINRIITAQQERPSETKSTK from the coding sequence ATGACAGTTAGTAATAGGGACTTAGTTGCCAAGAAAATGGCCCAGTTAATAAGGGCTGGTGCGGTACTCACCAGTTACACATGCCCTGTCTGCGGTACACCACTGCTTAGGTTGAAGACTGGTGAGTACTACTGCGCCAATTGTGATAGGCCCGTGGTTGTGGTTAGGTCCGATGCAGAGGAGAGGGAGGTGATAATTAGGTATGGCTTGCTCGATGTTAGGGACACCCTCTATGATAGGTTGGTCATGATTAATAAGGAGCTCAAGGAGACCAGGGACCTGGAGAAAATGAATGACCTCCTCAAATCCATGCTACTCATACTGGAGGCTTACGATAAGATTAACAGGATAATCACTGCGCAGCAGGAGAGACCCAGTGAGACCAAGTCCACTAAATAG